The Lycium barbarum isolate Lr01 chromosome 10, ASM1917538v2, whole genome shotgun sequence genome includes a region encoding these proteins:
- the LOC132613109 gene encoding uncharacterized protein LOC132613109 — protein sequence MGLIDHALTPSRYREPKFLFFSFPFAGLYIRDRVFSVQILALVEPAIFVSFPPPPPPPFLFHSLYSPSSLYHPTTRLPHPLLRRSTPQPPPFRTSKRRHQTPPLFSTIVPYFEDHGVRFTPVKKIFELFDVKQKGVINFDDFVRALNVFHPNAPQEEKIDFSFRLYDMDGTGFIERQEASLSVILADSNQDGKIDKSEWHNFVGRNPSLLKIMTLSYLRSMKL from the exons ATGGGCCTTATTGATCATGCATTGACACCGTCCAG ATACAGAGAGCCAAAATTTCTCTTCTTCTCATTTCCTTTTGCTGGGTTGTATATTCGTGATAGAGTATTTTCT GTTCAGATCTTAGCACTAGTGGAGCCCGCGA TTTTCGtttcattcccccccccccccccccccccctttctctTTCACTCTCTTTACTCTCCATCTTCTCTCTACCATCCCACCACCCGACTGCCCCACCCCCTCCTTAGACGGTCAACGCCGCAGCCACCGCCGTTTCGGACCAGCAAGCGTCGCCACCAGACGCCGCCGCTGTTTTCGACCATCGTTCCATATTTTGAAGATCATGGTGTTAGATTTACTCCGGTCAAAAAG atttttgagctctttgatgTAAAGCAAAAAGGAGTTATCAATTTTGATGATTTTGTTAGGGCACTTAATGTTTTCCACCCAAATGCCCCACAGGAAGAGAAGATTGATT TTTCATTTAGGCTTTATGATATGGATGGCACGGGATTCAtcgagcggcaagag GCTTCATTATCTGTGATTTTGGCAG ACTCAAATCAGGACGGAAAGATTGACAAATCTGAATGGCACAATTTTGTGGGCCGAAATCCTTCATTATTAAAGATAATGACTCTTTCGTATCTAAG GAGTATGAAGCTATGA
- the LOC132613108 gene encoding uncharacterized protein LOC132613108, protein MKWLDNQDAVDCVCCFAPKNETMQHVFVEGKAAEYIWKAMGASLGIQHHHIPIRGLLNYWWNRKAKNKVHKLILQATPIMVCWEIWKAWTAYKYGDNNKFQLYRMVTKCIWNMKAVIQDAFPSVVIDESWISICNYVKRLSPIIRSVTIKWNKPQTNMTKLNTDGSHFKSTSKAGIEGVVRNEHGDLIATFSFLVQCNSSNQVKVLAIRTGVEWCIQNGVLNLHVELDSMVIANMLINKDTDNLKLKHIVRSTTNLLNGTKHCISHCFREVNKCADFLAKLAATSGNRTFYHSLRELPREVKGLLQLDKGQVPTFRRSYEKSNFFVS, encoded by the coding sequence ATGAAATGGTTAGACAACCAAGATGCTGTGGACTGTGTTTGCTGTTTTGCTCCTAAAAATGAGACTATGCAACACGTGTTTGTGGAAGGCAAAGCTGCTGAATACATATGGAAAGCTATGGGAGCTTCTCTTGGCATCCAACATCATCATATACCAATAAGGGGACTCTTGAACTACTGGTGGAACAGGAAAGCCAAAAACAAAGTTCATAAATTGATTCTACAAGCCACCCCAATCATGGTTTGCTGGGAAATATGGAAAGCATGGACTGCTTATAAGTATGGAGATAACAACAAGTTCCAGTTGTACAGAATGGTCACTAAGTGCATATGGAACATGAAAGCTGTGATTCAAGATGCATTCCCCTCTGTTGTTATAGATGAGAGTTGGATCAGCATATGCAACTATGTTAAAAGGCTTAGCCCAATTATCAGATCAGTCACTATCAAATGGAACAAACCACAAACTAATATGACAAAGTTGAACACTGATGGGAGTCACTTCAAGAGTACTAGTAAGGCAGGAATTGAAGGAGTGGTGAGAAATGAACATGGTGATCTCATTGCAACCTTCTCCTTCCTTGTTCAATGCAACAGTAGCAATCAGGTAAAAGTACTTGCTATCAGAACTGGAGTGGAATGGTGCATACAAAATGGGGTGTTGAACCTTCATGTGGAACTGGATAGTATGGTTATAGCAAACATGCTGATTAACAAAGATACTGATAACCTCAAGCTCAAACACATTGTGAGGAGTACTACTAACCTGCTAAATGGCACCAAGCACTGCATATCTCATTGCTTCAGAGAAGTCAACAAATGTGCTGATTTTTTGGCCAAGCTAGCTGCTACAAGTGGTAATAGGACCTTCTATCACTCTCTACGAGAACTGCCTAGAGAGGTAAAGGGACTATTACAACTTGACAAAGGACAGGTCCCTACTTTTAGAAGAAGCTATGAAAAAAGTAATTTCTTTGTTAGTTAA